The Nitrospirota bacterium genome includes a window with the following:
- a CDS encoding thioredoxin family protein, whose amino-acid sequence MEIKVLGPGCPNCKKMEEMAAKAAAELGVEAAVQKVTDIGEIMKHVLSTPGLVVNGKVKHAGKPLPSPQSVKQLIGEEV is encoded by the coding sequence ATGGAGATAAAAGTGCTGGGGCCGGGATGCCCCAACTGTAAGAAAATGGAAGAGATGGCAGCGAAGGCCGCGGCGGAGCTGGGCGTGGAGGCCGCCGTGCAGAAGGTAACCGACATCGGCGAGATCATGAAGCACGTCCTCTCCACGCCGGGACTCGTGGTAAACGGCAAGGTGAAGCACGCGGGGAAGCCCCTGCCTTCGCCCCAAAGTGTGAAGCAGCTCATCGGGGAGGAGGTGTAG
- a CDS encoding metalloregulator ArsR/SmtB family transcription factor, translated as MSDVPGIFKALSDETRLRIVSLLRDGELCVCDIVAALGTSQPRASFHLAVLKEAGLIKDRKVGRWTHYSLEGADLFRRFLLLSVAERYESPLAAEDRQRLAEFLKQKAATPAGEEGAGRACCA; from the coding sequence ATGTCGGATGTTCCGGGTATTTTCAAGGCACTCTCCGATGAGACGCGCCTGCGCATCGTGAGCCTTCTTCGGGACGGGGAGCTCTGCGTTTGCGATATCGTGGCCGCCCTGGGCACGAGCCAGCCCCGGGCCTCCTTCCACTTGGCGGTGCTCAAGGAGGCCGGGCTCATAAAGGACCGCAAGGTGGGCAGATGGACCCACTACAGCCTGGAGGGCGCGGACCTGTTCCGGCGGTTCCTCCTGCTCTCCGTGGCGGAGAGGTACGAGAGCCCTCTGGCCGCGGAGGACCGGCAGAGGCTCGCGGAATTCCTCAAGCAAAAGGCTGCAACGCCGGCCGGGGAGGAAGGGGCCGGCAGAGCCTGCTGCGCATAG